Below is a window of Synergistetes bacterium HGW-Synergistetes-1 DNA.
CGCACAAGGAAGGAAAAGTTTGTTTTTTGTGTCATAGAAGTTGCAAAATCCATACTTGAGATAAAAAGGGATCGATCCTTCTTTTGAATCAACGACCATAGCCCACCATGGGATCTGACTATCGAGAGCCCTATTCATAGCGTCAAGCAGCAGAAGCTCGCCAATTCCTTTTTCACGAAACCTCAAATCAACAGCAAGCCTGCCGAGTAAAACGGCAGGTATATGTGGGTATTTAGGAAGTTTTTTTCGTATATGATCCGGAATATCTGAAAGATAGACCGAATACATGGACAGAGTATAAAATCCGGCAATATGATCTTTTCCGGGGCTAAGTGCTGTGAACAGAGCGCAGGCTCTTTTATCTATATCCTGAGGTGCCTGTCTTTTCAACCATGAGTTCAGATCATCTGCCCCACAGTCAAAACTGCCTCTCAATTCTTTTAGTTTTCCGGACCATGGTTCTATCTTATAGTCCAAATTGTCCCGTGCACTCATCACCTAGCTGTTTTTCCTTTGGACAAAGCGCTCGGCTGCCTCCCTAAGAGCATCTTTTGGCGCCTGAGGAGTTATCAGTGCTTGGGCAAACAGCACCTGATCCTTCGTGCTGAGCTCGAGGATCGCATTATCCCTTAGGACACTTTTCGCTGCAGACAAGGCAGAAGAGATAACAAAATCACTTAAACTGAGATTCTCCAGCTTAGCTGCCTCCAAGATAAGGTCCTTTACATCCCCTGGTACCCTCGCCTCGATCCGGTCCTTTTTACTTGTTCTGTTTTTAATACATGTCTCCATGGCTTGTTCCCCCAAATATTATTGTATTGCATGCACTATGCATCTTCAAATTGTACGGCAAATAACCGTACAAGTCAATCTTTTGGGATCTCTTCATTATCAGGGATAGATTTCCGAATAGTGTTGGTCTGATTCTAGATCCTCGATATTCGATACGTAAAGGCCCGGCCAAGTTTTAGCACCCTTTATAACTGCTCTAATAAACAAAAGCCCAAACCGTATTTTCCAAGGGTTAGCTAAATATGTCAAATGTGTAGGTCTGACCCCATTTAGACCCCCTGATAGTTTAAGAAGAGACGTTCTTCGTAAAATATGGTGCCTTTTCAGTTGACCCACCCTTGATAAGCAATTAATGATGTGATACGGTTTTACAAGAATATTCTAAATTGTCAAATAGCTTTCTAAAAATAGACTAAACAAAAGGGAGGTGAAGAAATGACAAAATATAGATGCACAGTCTGTGATTATATTTATGACCCCGCTGTGGGAGACGATACACAGGGGATAGATCCGGGAACCGCATTTGAGAACATACCAGACACTTGGAGATGCCCCGTCTGTGGTGTCCCGAAAAGCGATTTTGTTAAAGAAGACTAAACAACAGGGAGAGGAGGGAGAGATAAAAATGCAGGATTTTTCTATTTTGATAGGAGGCAGTGCCGGTTCCGGTGTTGATAAATCTGCGATGGTATTGGGAGATCTCCTCAATCAAAACGGATATCGTGTCTATATCTACCACGATTATCCATCGCTGATCCGGGGAGGGCATACCTTTTCCATAATAAGGGCTGCACAAACAAAGATAACTGCCCATCGAAACAGAATAGATTTTCTTTTAGGCCTGAACAAAGAGACTCTTGATATGCATAAAACGCGCCTGGGCGACAGCGGCAAAGTCATATGCGATTCTGAAATCCTCAAAGAGGCCGCTCTCCCTCAGCAAATCCGAACGTTAGCGATACCAACCGTAAAACTTGTCAAAGAAGAGAATGCTCCTGAGATCATGCGCAACACTTGTTTGATCGGTGCCTTCGCAAAGGCAGTCGGCATAAAAATAGAGCTGTTGGAAAAGGTCCTCAGGGAAAATTTCACAAAAGGTATAGATACAAACATAAGGATTGCTAAAAAAGGTTATGAAGCGTCAGAGCTTATGGAGAGCATTCAGCCTCCGGTCCAGGATATATTGCCGTTTATCTCCGGGAGTCAGGCTATGGGGCTGGGTCTCATTAAAGGTGGATTAGAGGTTTATGTGAGTTATCCCATGACCCCTACTACAGCACTTTTACATTTTCTTGCCGAACAGGCAAGCGAATTCTCCTTAAAAGTAGTCCATCCTGAAAATGAACTCAGCGTGATCTTAATGGCTCTCGGCTTTGCCTATGCAGGACGAAAGACGGCGGTCGGCACGTCCGGGGGCGGCTTTTGCCTGATGACGGAAAGTCTGAGCCTCTCTGCTATGAGCGAAGTGCCGACAGTTATTGTTTTAGGTCAGAGACCGGGACCCAGCACCGGCCTGCCGACTTATTCCTGTCAGAGTGATCTGCATTTTGCCTTATATGCGGGGCAGGGAGAGTTTGTGCGATTTGTTGTGGCTCCGGGAGATCTGGAGGAAGCCTATTACTGGTCCGCTTCTGCATTGTATCTGGCCTGGAAATACCAGATCCCGTCAATAATTCTTACGGATAAGGATCTCAATGAGGGTATTAGTAATTTTGATGTTAATGATACCGGAGATATAAAAGAAAACGATCCATACCTCTGGGACGGCACGACCGGTTATCGGCGTTACGAGGACACCAAAACAGGAGTTTCGGCATTGGCCTTTGTCCCCAATGAGAATGCCGTTATCAAAGTGAGTGGTTATGAACATGATGAGTCCGGCATAACAACCGAAAATGCCGATGTCACGAAAAAAATGCAGGACAAAAGGCTGCGCAAGGAAAAATATTTAGCCGAGGAATTGAAGAGTTTTCCGACAGTAAAAACTTACGGAGATGAGAAGCAGACAACGGCACTGCTCTGCTGGGGTTCCACAAAGGGCATCTGCGTGGAGATCGCGCAAAAACTGGGACTAAAAGTGATACAGCCCATCGTGCTTTCGCCCTTTCCTGAACATGCCTTCAGAGAGGCGATCAGAGGAATTAAAAAGCTGATCGCAGTGGAAAATAATGCGACCGGACAATTAGTACGGCTGATCAGGGCTCATGGGATAGACGTAGACGACACGATCTTGAAGTATGACGGACGGCCGTTCACTTTGGACGAACTGGAAAAAATGGTGAAGGAGAAGATAGCATGAGTCAGAGCAATCTGGATACATCGACCCCAAACACCTGGTGTCCGGGGTGCGGTAATTTCGCGATCTTGAATGGGATCAAAAAAGTCTTGAATGAATTGGGTGAAGAGGGCAGCCCTCCTGAGAAATTTGTTCTTCTCTCTGGGATAGGCTGCCATGGCAAGATTGTGGATTATGTGAATGTCAATAGTTTCTATTCTATTCACGGCAGATGCATACCCATTGCCGAGGGAATCAAAATGGCCAACTCCGGATTGAAGGTCATTTGCTTCGCCGGTGACGGCGATGCCTATGGAGAAGGGCTTGAACATTTGATCTTTGCAGCTAAAAGAAATATTGATATCACAGTCATTATCCACAATAACCGCCTTTACAGCCTGACCGCTTTTCAATACAGTCCCACATCGCAGCTGGGATTCAAGGGGGGCTCTACCCCTAATGGCAGCATGGAATCTCCCTTAAATCCTCTGGAACTTATGCTGGCAAGCCAAGCGACTTATCTGGCACGGGGCACCTCTCAGGGAATGAACCTTCTAACGCGTTTGTTTAGAGAGGCGATCATGCATAAAGGATTCGCATTGGTCGATGTGCTGCAGGTGTGTGTGACCTTTAACAATCTTTATGAATACTATGCCAAGCGAGTTTACGAACTAGAAAACCATGATCCCGGCGATTTCCAGGCTGCGTTTAATGCGATTCGGGAATGGGACTATAATTCCGATTCACGTATCCCACTGGGAGTTTTCTACAAGAAGGAAGCTCCAACCTTTGATGAGAAATTGATATCATCTCCAGTGGATCTTAAAAGCAGAGAGGGAAAAATAAGGCAATTTCTGAATAAACGCATGTAATGTCTGATAGTAAGTGTCCGCAAGGTCTCAATAAAACAGACAGACATAGCCATGATCATCGCTGATCAGTTCAAAGAAACTCTCAAAGGAGACAGGACTATGAAAATTGAAATTCCTCATTCATTAATATTAGAACATGAAGAGCTTCATGCGGAACTTGTTGAAGCAACAAAGGCAGGAGGGGCAACCGGAGAAGCTGCGAAGGGTGTGGCGAAAGTATTACATTCTCATTTTTTAAAAGAAGAAGAATATGCGATGCCTCCCCTTGGCTTATTGTCAGTATTAACGACGGGACAAGTCACTCCGGAAATGGGAGAAGTCCTGACAATGACCGACAGGTTGAAGGCCGAACTTCCTGAGATGCTTGAAGAGCACGCAGCGATCGTTGCAGCCCTCAAGATCCTCACAGAGGCTTCGATAAAAGAAAATAAGATGGATTATGCGCGCTTCGCCGAAAAATTGACTTTGCACGCCAAAACGGAAGAAGAGGTGCTGTATCCGGCTTCCCTGTTGATTGGCGCATACATTAAAATTATGCTTTAACGGGAGCAGGACTTTTGACAAAGCCATCTTGTTTTTTATAATGCAATAGACCCGTGTACGTCCTCTACCAGGGAATTGAACCCTGGATAAGTCAGACGGGTCTTTTTATATTTGGTGTGAAAATTTTATTGCTTTTTTCTTTTACTGCTGGTCAAACATTGACCAAACAGATGACAGTCAGCTATAAAAGGATTTGGAAACTGCTTATCGACCGTGATATGAAAAAGAAGGATCTGCAGGCTGCTGCAGAAGGAGGGAAGCAAATACATGGATAACAAAAAAAAATCAATTAACACTCCGGTTCCTTCCGAAACCGAAACAAAACATGAACATCATCAAATGAAACATGATATTTCTGCTCAGAAACCAACAGATCACATAGCGATGGATCATTCAAAAATGGACCACACGAAGATGGACCACACAAAAATGGACCATGGTGCCATGGATCACAGTACGCAAGGAGGACATGGCGGCCACGCCGGACATCATGAAGGGATGATCGCCGATTTTAAAAGGCGCTTCTGGGTAGTATTGATGTTGAGCATTCCGATAGTGATACTGTCTTCGATGATACAGATGCTGTTTGGATATCACCTGGAATTCCGAGGATCCAAGATCATCTTATTTGTTCTGTCCAGCATCGTTTTTTTCTATGGAGGCGTTCCTTTTCTTAAGGGGGCACTTGAAGAAATTAAAACCAGGAAGCTTGGAATGATGATGCTGATAACATTGGCAATCGTCACGGCCTACGTCTATAGTACGCTGACCACCTTTATCCTGGTGGGATCAGAATTCTACTTTGAGCTATCAACGTTGATACTGATCATGCTGCTGGGTCATTGGATCGAAATGAAATCCCAGATGGGAGCATCCAAAGCCTTGGAAGAGTTGGTCAAACTGATGCCGGAAACAGCCCACAGGCTGGATGAACATGGCAATATTACTGAAGTCAGCATAAAGGAGCTGGTTCCCGGAGACCGCATAATGGTTAAATCCGGTGAAAAGGTGCCGACGGATGCACGGGTTGTGGAAGGTTTCTCCAGTCTAAATGAATCAATGCTGACCGGGGAATCTGTCCCTGTTGAAAAAACTGTGGGCATGCAGGTCATCGGCGGGTCAGTCAATGGCAATGGTGTTCTCACCGTTGAGGTTGAGCGGCTTGGGGATGAAACCTATCTTGCTCAGGTGATCAAGACGGTTCAGGACGCACAGGCTCAGAAGTCCAAAACACAGGGGTTGGCAGAGAGAGCTGCGGGCTGGCTGTTCTACATTGCAGTTGCAGCAGGTATCATAACATTCGTCTATTGGTTTTCAACGGGAAACGTTGCCTTTGCACTTGAACGGATGGTAACGGTCCTGGTCATTGCTTGTCCGCATGCCCTGGGGCTGGCAGTACCGCTGGTCAATGCGGTATCTACATCCATTGCAGCCAGAAACGGCTTATTGATCCGTAACCGCAGTCAATTTGAAGAAGCCAGAAACACCAACCGGGTCGTATTTGATAAGACAGGTACTCTGACCATGGGCGAGTTCGGGATCACCGAAATTGTTACTCAGCCAGGAATTTCTGAAGAGGCTCTGCTAAGGATTGCCGGATCACTGGAAAGCCAATCCGACCATCCTATTGCAGTGGGTATCGTCAAGGGGGCAGCAGCCAAGGGCTTCAAGCCTGAAAAAGTAACCAATTTTGAAAACCTGACCGGAGCTGGCCTAAGTGCCGACCTCGATGAAAAAACCTACTATATCATTAGTCCCGGTGAAGTAAAAAAACGAAATATCGCCTTTAACGAGGATATGTTTGATAAATTGGCATCTCAGGGAAAAACAGTTGTATTCGTACTGGATGGGGATAAACTGCTTGGAATGATCGCTGTTGCAGATATCATCAGGGAATCTTCAAAGAGCATCATTTCCAAGCTTAAGAAATTGGGAATCGAATCCATCATGATGACCGGAGACAATCAGAAGGTGGCCGACTATGTGGGAGGAGAACTGGGACTTTCCAAGGTATTTGCTCAGGTCCTTCCAGATCAAAAATCGAAAAAGATTCAGGAGCTTCAGAAGGGCAATATGAAGGTTGCGATGGTAGGAGACGGTATCAACGATGCTCCGGCGCTGGCCACAGCTGACCTTGGCATTGCCATCGGAGCCGGAACCGACGTAGCCATGGAAACTGCCGATGTTATTCTGGTGAACAGTGACCCCAAGGATGTATTGAACATCATCAAGCTTTCCAAAGCAACTTATCGTAAAACCATCGAGAACCTGATCTGGGCTGCCGGATATAACATCATCGCGATTCCATTGGCCGCAGGTATTCTGGTAAGCCGGGGCTTTGTCATTACACCGGCTATAGGAGCTGCCGTTATGTCTCTCAGTACGATCATTTGTGCAGTCAATGCCAGATTGCTAAAGATCGATTAGATCCATTATGTCAGTTGCACAGGAAAAATTTCATCATAATCACAGAATGAAAGAAGATGTTTATCTTAACGAAGCGATCAGTATCGGAAACGAGCCACAGCGGAGACCTTTGCTGATGAATCTATCCGACTAAATAAAAGTGACGGAGTGAAGTTTAAAAAGCCCCACTACCGGCAGTAAGCAGTGGGGCTTTTCTATGCTTTGAGTTATACAGTTTGAAGTTATAGCTCTCTGCCGCAATCCGAAATGTTATGCCTTGCCAGCAACTGTTTCCAATTTGGAAAGAGTTGCGCCTCTTTTCAGGATCGTGATTATTTTAGGTACTCGACATCATAAGACCGGCGTAAATCTTTTGGTGACTGTTTATGTAAGCCTGGCTTGCTTTTTCAATGACTTTTTTGAAGTTGCGGTTGTTGATATATTCAAGTGCATTGTATTAATCGCAATTGCTCCAGAATCCAACTCCGTCATAAAAACGTATATACCACAATTAGCACTTGATCCCGAGTGTGTTCTGAGTTCCGAGATCTAATACCTTTGCTTCAATTCCTTTTCCTCTAAGTTGCGAATGTGCAGGTAAACTGTATTCTTGGATATGTTTAAGATTTGAGAAATTTTTAATACAGAATCTTTAATATTGAATATCCCTTTTTGATAAAGATTGTTAATGATTTCTTTGTTTTTATTTGCAGCAGAAATTTTGGGATTCGGTAAAACTTTATTTCTGGCTTCTTCTAGCGCAGTAGAAATTAAGTTGTCAACATTATCAGTGAAATTTTCCATGATTTGGGTCGAGTTATCAGAAGTTGGCATGAAGGCAGACAGCATTTTTGCAAATGATATTTCCGTATGGAAGTTGATGCACAAAAGTCCGATGATCCTGTCGTTCTCCCCAACAATGGGTATCGTTGTAGATTTAAGTGTCACACCAGCTTTGTCTTTAGTGAAGTAACATAAGGATTTTATCTCTTTTGATTCCGCAATCTTTGAAAGCATAGAAAGAGCCAGGTCTGTTATTGGAGCACCTTCTTCTCTTCCGGTGTAATGACCGTTAATTATCTTAATTACTGACCTATCCAAATTTTGCAGACTGTGGAGGATGATTTCATACCCTTCTCCCATGTATTCTGCCATGCCATCTATCATAATTTTGTATGATTCGAGGATCTGCTTGTCAGTAGCTGTCAACGAGATGTACTTCGGACTCATTTACATCCCTCCCATTATTGTTAGATTTTATCATAATCACTCCCATAACGACAATAAAAAAATACATTGACTAAAAAATATTTCAGTGATAATATCCAGATAACATTAAATTAGGTGGTGGGTATAGTGAAAGAAATTGTATCGACAGAAAAGGCTCCAGCTGCTGTTGGCCCATATTCTCAGGCAATAATTACCGATGACAGGATAATTTTTACTTCAGGACAGATACCTCTCGACCCAAAGACCGGTAATGTTGTGGGAAGCGACATAGCGACCCAATCTGCACAGGTTCTCAAGAATCTTGAAGCAGTTCTAGAAGAAGCAGGGTTTCAAATGAAAGATGTTGTCAAAACAACAGTTTTCATTACAGATATGGCCCAATTTGCTGTTGTCAACGAAGTTTATGCTAATTTTTTTGTGGCAGGAGCTCCTGCACGTTCATGCGTTGAAGTCTCAAAACTTCCTAAAGGCT
It encodes the following:
- a CDS encoding DUF1778 domain-containing protein, translating into METCIKNRTSKKDRIEARVPGDVKDLILEAAKLENLSLSDFVISSALSAAKSVLRDNAILELSTKDQVLFAQALITPQAPKDALREAAERFVQRKNS
- a CDS encoding rubredoxin, whose product is MTKYRCTVCDYIYDPAVGDDTQGIDPGTAFENIPDTWRCPVCGVPKSDFVKED
- a CDS encoding reactive intermediate/imine deaminase produces the protein MVKEIVSTEKAPAAVGPYSQAIITDDRIIFTSGQIPLDPKTGNVVGSDIATQSAQVLKNLEAVLEEAGFQMKDVVKTTVFITDMAQFAVVNEVYANFFVAGAPARSCVEVSKLPKGCLVEIEAIAVKE
- a CDS encoding copper-translocating P-type ATPase gives rise to the protein MKHDISAQKPTDHIAMDHSKMDHTKMDHTKMDHGAMDHSTQGGHGGHAGHHEGMIADFKRRFWVVLMLSIPIVILSSMIQMLFGYHLEFRGSKIILFVLSSIVFFYGGVPFLKGALEEIKTRKLGMMMLITLAIVTAYVYSTLTTFILVGSEFYFELSTLILIMLLGHWIEMKSQMGASKALEELVKLMPETAHRLDEHGNITEVSIKELVPGDRIMVKSGEKVPTDARVVEGFSSLNESMLTGESVPVEKTVGMQVIGGSVNGNGVLTVEVERLGDETYLAQVIKTVQDAQAQKSKTQGLAERAAGWLFYIAVAAGIITFVYWFSTGNVAFALERMVTVLVIACPHALGLAVPLVNAVSTSIAARNGLLIRNRSQFEEARNTNRVVFDKTGTLTMGEFGITEIVTQPGISEEALLRIAGSLESQSDHPIAVGIVKGAAAKGFKPEKVTNFENLTGAGLSADLDEKTYYIISPGEVKKRNIAFNEDMFDKLASQGKTVVFVLDGDKLLGMIAVADIIRESSKSIISKLKKLGIESIMMTGDNQKVADYVGGELGLSKVFAQVLPDQKSKKIQELQKGNMKVAMVGDGINDAPALATADLGIAIGAGTDVAMETADVILVNSDPKDVLNIIKLSKATYRKTIENLIWAAGYNIIAIPLAAGILVSRGFVITPAIGAAVMSLSTIICAVNARLLKID
- a CDS encoding 2-oxoglutarate synthase encodes the protein MSQSNLDTSTPNTWCPGCGNFAILNGIKKVLNELGEEGSPPEKFVLLSGIGCHGKIVDYVNVNSFYSIHGRCIPIAEGIKMANSGLKVICFAGDGDAYGEGLEHLIFAAKRNIDITVIIHNNRLYSLTAFQYSPTSQLGFKGGSTPNGSMESPLNPLELMLASQATYLARGTSQGMNLLTRLFREAIMHKGFALVDVLQVCVTFNNLYEYYAKRVYELENHDPGDFQAAFNAIREWDYNSDSRIPLGVFYKKEAPTFDEKLISSPVDLKSREGKIRQFLNKRM
- a CDS encoding GNAT family N-acetyltransferase, giving the protein MSARDNLDYKIEPWSGKLKELRGSFDCGADDLNSWLKRQAPQDIDKRACALFTALSPGKDHIAGFYTLSMYSVYLSDIPDHIRKKLPKYPHIPAVLLGRLAVDLRFREKGIGELLLLDAMNRALDSQIPWWAMVVDSKEGSIPFYLKYGFCNFYDTKNKLFLPCATIREAFKKNGRSS
- a CDS encoding pyruvate ferredoxin oxidoreductase — encoded protein: MQDFSILIGGSAGSGVDKSAMVLGDLLNQNGYRVYIYHDYPSLIRGGHTFSIIRAAQTKITAHRNRIDFLLGLNKETLDMHKTRLGDSGKVICDSEILKEAALPQQIRTLAIPTVKLVKEENAPEIMRNTCLIGAFAKAVGIKIELLEKVLRENFTKGIDTNIRIAKKGYEASELMESIQPPVQDILPFISGSQAMGLGLIKGGLEVYVSYPMTPTTALLHFLAEQASEFSLKVVHPENELSVILMALGFAYAGRKTAVGTSGGGFCLMTESLSLSAMSEVPTVIVLGQRPGPSTGLPTYSCQSDLHFALYAGQGEFVRFVVAPGDLEEAYYWSASALYLAWKYQIPSIILTDKDLNEGISNFDVNDTGDIKENDPYLWDGTTGYRRYEDTKTGVSALAFVPNENAVIKVSGYEHDESGITTENADVTKKMQDKRLRKEKYLAEELKSFPTVKTYGDEKQTTALLCWGSTKGICVEIAQKLGLKVIQPIVLSPFPEHAFREAIRGIKKLIAVENNATGQLVRLIRAHGIDVDDTILKYDGRPFTLDELEKMVKEKIA